A stretch of the bacterium genome encodes the following:
- the nuoK gene encoding NADH-quinone oxidoreductase subunit NuoK, with protein MLGMQHVLLVSLAMLALGAVGLMIRRNALVMFMSVELVLNAGNLNFIGFSRFLPDPVGNIFSVFIIVVAAAEVAVGLAIVLSLYRNRDSVMADEASEMKG; from the coding sequence ATGCTGGGAATGCAGCACGTGCTGCTGGTCAGCTTGGCGATGCTCGCGCTGGGCGCCGTCGGCCTGATGATCCGGCGCAACGCGCTGGTGATGTTCATGTCGGTGGAACTCGTGCTCAACGCCGGCAACCTGAACTTCATCGGCTTCTCGCGCTTTCTGCCCGACCCGGTCGGGAACATCTTCTCGGTCTTCATCATCGTCGTCGCCGCGGCCGAAGTCGCCGTGGGGTTGGCGATCGTCCTCTCGCTCTACCGGAACCGCGACTCGGTGATGGCGGACGAAGCCAGCGAGATGAAGGGCTGA